GATTGCTCCGATCCAGAATCAGAAGAGCTTATTTGATTACTCGGAGAATCCATCTAATTAAAAGCGTCTCTACCCCAAAGACTGGAATCTGCCCCGTTTAGATACGGAGCGAGCGGTTCTAGATTGATGCTGCCTTTGATCTAGATATAAATAGGCTCAAATTATCTGGGAGCCGATGTCAAGCTCGGTCCTAAATGTATAGATGAATAAATCTGTCGCAGGCTTTACTAGGGTGATGAAGAAACATGTGATTGTCACCGTAATCATACATAGAGGGAGCCCCCTTCCGTGGACAAAAATCTCCGGAGAGACCTTTTGAATCGGGTAATCGCATAGTGGCGGCTCTTAAAGGGGCATGTGTGGCGATATACCTTCTTTCTTGATGACTTGGGATAAAGACACAATACTCAAGGTTGCCATTGAAATAATGGGTATTAAGGGCATTATGAAGATCGGTGTGATCTACATGGGGAGTCTCAAGAGGGAGACTTTAGACAATGAGGCATGATTTTACCAATCATTCGTAGTAGCGTCAGGGAGAGGTTCAGATCCAGAGTGGGAAAGGATCATCAAGGGCGTCTGTCGTGAATTACTGCGGCAGGTGTGAGATATATACGTACAACCTTAGGATCATACACGGAGTTCCTTTTCCAAGACTGCAATGGAAATTAAAGCCAAACCTGGTCACAGTGAAGGTTGTAGAAGCGCTTGATCTGGGAAACTGTTTTGTGTGCTCCGATACAGAAGAACCTGTGGCTTAGGCGGGGGATATAATGACACCATCCTTTCTGGTTGATGCTATGCTGGGCTCACTCAACCGTTGATTTCTGATATGCGGATATAAGACTGAGTTCTCAAGAAATTCCCCAAATGCTGAGCTTCTGGAAAGGGGGATGGAGCAGGGACTTATCTTATGGAGTGGGATCTAACCCTCTTCCAGGAGGAGGGACGTGGATGCATTCCTCGTGAAATGTAGCAGGGACGAGGAAATGCTTGCATATGTAGGTACAGAGCATAGTCTTGTGCTTTATCCTGTAGGGGATCAATGCACATTTTGCAGTGCAGTATTGAACAAAGTATCCCGAGATGAGCTTGTTGAAGAGGTTCCTCAGAAAACTCTCAAGGGGTATGACAAGTTCTGGCAGTCTAGTAGTCACTGTGAGAAAGTCTACTCACACGGGAGTTATTGGGAAAGGATCGTTGAGGAAATCTTCAAGACCTCGAGAATCACTGACGTGACAAAGCCTGAAAATTCTTTATAAGGCCCCGAAAATGGTTATCGATGGCGACACAATTGAGCTTTGAACTCAACTCAAGGGACGGAGCGTTTCTCGTTGGCTTTGCGAGGAGGTCCATCAAGGCGGCTCTGGGTAGGGGAAACCCTCCTAGTCAGAAAGATGTGTCCGAGAAGCTGAGGACGATCTGTGGTGTGTTTGTTACACTCAAAAATGCTTCTGAATCTAATCATAGCCTACGGGGGTGTATAGGATTCCCTTATCCATTGATGCCTTTAGTGGACGTAGTATCGAAGGCTGCTGTGAGCGCCGCCCTGGAGGACCATAGATTCCCCCCAGTGGGTCTTGATGAGATGGAATCCATTGCTGTGGAGGTTAGTGTGCTCACGCCTCCTGAAAAAATCGTGGTGGAGTGCCTAGAAGATCTTCCCGAACACGTCCGGATCGGGAGAGACGGGCTTATAGTGGATCGGGGGTCCAACAGAGGGTTGCTGTTACCCCAGGTGGCTGTAGACTGGGGGTGGAACGCTAAGGAGTTCCTTACCCAGTGCTGCCTCAAGGCGTATCTACCTCCTGAATCCTGGATGATCCCAGGGACAGATATATTCAGGTTTAGGGCAATCATCTTCACAGAGGAGGAGCCAGGGGGCAGAACCGTAAGGGTGGAGCTCAAGGAAATCTGATGAGGGGATATCGTTGGACTTTGATGGTTCGAGAGTATATATCGGCCCCTGCGGAATAGGACTAGGCCACGTAGGTAGGACCATCCCAGTCGCTATGGAACTGAAACGGCGGGGGGCGGAGGTAATGTTCTCCACCTATTTGGAGGCCGTGGAGTTTGTAAGGCGGCAAGGGTTCCCAGTGGTAAAAAGCCCCGCGATCAGTCTGGTATCGGATTCTACAGGTAGGATCGACCTTAAGGCTACAGTCTTGAAACAAGGAGTCTTCGCTCTCACAACGCTCATGAAGCAGATTAAAGCGGAGATGGAATACATAAAGTCCTTCAGGCCTAACATTGTGGTCTCTGATTCCCGTCTCTCCACCCTAGCAGCCGGGAAGCTCCTTGGGATCCCAGTGGTTCTGATTATCAACCAGTTCAGGCTCATGATTCCTGCCTCTCAGTTAAACCAGAACATCACGAAGATTGTTGACGGGGGCATCATGACAATGCTAAGCGGGGGATGGGGCTCCAGCGACGTTATCATCATTCCCGACTTTCCGAGGCCCTATACGATCTGCCTTGATTCTCTCAGGATACCCCAACTCTACAAGGACCGTGTCAAAATAGGGGGTTTCATTCTAGAGAGGAAGCCGGAAGATGTGCGGGGTTCCGAGGAGGTAAGGAAAGAGGCGGGGGCGTCGGAGACCGACAAATTGATCTATGCAGCCATCAGCGGGCCAATACAGGAGAAGATCCCTCTCATCAAAATGTTGGAGCCAATCTTAGAAAGATTTCCCAGGGATATTAAGGTAGTAATGTCCACAGGGAATCCCAAAAGAGGCTCTGACCCGGTCAAATCCGGGAGCTTGACGGTTATTCCATGGGTTGAGGATCGATACAAGTACCTCAAGGCTGCGGACGCGATTATCTGCAGGGGAGGCCATAACACAATTATGCAGTCCATCTGCTACAGCAAACCAAGCATCATCATTCCTACTCCTAACCATACGGAACAGTATGCAAACGCGAGGAGAGCCAAGGAGCTCGGATTTGCCGAGGCGATCCATCAGGATGACGTTAACAGAGGAATGCTTCTTAGGCTAATTGACATGTTGACGTCTAATCCAGAGTACGATGACAGATTCAACAAGATCAACGCTATGGGCTTCACAGATGGCATCGAGAACACTCTAGAAGCGATAGCCGGGCTACTCCTATGATACACTGCCGGTCCCTGACCGAGGGGATGGAATGGCAACGCCCTCTCTTTCTCGCTCTATTGGTAAATATATAAAAACACGCGCTCACTCGCTCGTAATAAAGGCTTTTTCGTGTTCACGGTCACCTCAAGAATTGTGCTTTCGGGTAAAAACAAGATTAATATTCCTCCAACAGAGAGACTCAAGAACTAAAATGAAGCCACTTTTTTCGAGTTCAGAGAAAATAGGCGATATCGTTTCAAGATTTCCAAAGGCTAGTGAAATTTTCACGGAGTATGGAATTGATTTTTGTTGTGGAGGGCAAAGACCTTTATTGGAAGCTATTGAGGAGAAGGGCTTTGATGAATCTGATGTCCTTGGAAGGTTGGGAGATAGCTATCAGGATATTCGGGGTCAGGATCGGAAGGACGTCGATTGGAGAACAGAATCTGCGCCTAAGCTCATGGATCATCTTGTAAATACCCACCATGTACATCTACGCACTGAGCTCCCTCAGTTGAGCGACCTATTGACCACGATACTGCGGGTCCACGGGGCGAGCCATGGAGAGGTTCTATCAAAAGTTTACAGGCTTTTCCATAATCTCAAGATGGACATTGACCAGCACTTAATCCAGGAGGAGGAGATCGTTTTTCCAGTGATCAGGGACTA
The sequence above is a segment of the Candidatus Bathyarchaeota archaeon genome. Coding sequences within it:
- a CDS encoding Mut7-C RNAse domain-containing protein gives rise to the protein MDAFLVKCSRDEEMLAYVGTEHSLVLYPVGDQCTFCSAVLNKVSRDELVEEVPQKTLKGYDKFWQSSSHCEKVYSHGSYWERIVEEIFKTSRITDVTKPENSL
- a CDS encoding TIGR00296 family protein, producing MATQLSFELNSRDGAFLVGFARRSIKAALGRGNPPSQKDVSEKLRTICGVFVTLKNASESNHSLRGCIGFPYPLMPLVDVVSKAAVSAALEDHRFPPVGLDEMESIAVEVSVLTPPEKIVVECLEDLPEHVRIGRDGLIVDRGSNRGLLLPQVAVDWGWNAKEFLTQCCLKAYLPPESWMIPGTDIFRFRAIIFTEEEPGGRTVRVELKEI
- a CDS encoding glycosyltransferase family protein; this encodes MDFDGSRVYIGPCGIGLGHVGRTIPVAMELKRRGAEVMFSTYLEAVEFVRRQGFPVVKSPAISLVSDSTGRIDLKATVLKQGVFALTTLMKQIKAEMEYIKSFRPNIVVSDSRLSTLAAGKLLGIPVVLIINQFRLMIPASQLNQNITKIVDGGIMTMLSGGWGSSDVIIIPDFPRPYTICLDSLRIPQLYKDRVKIGGFILERKPEDVRGSEEVRKEAGASETDKLIYAAISGPIQEKIPLIKMLEPILERFPRDIKVVMSTGNPKRGSDPVKSGSLTVIPWVEDRYKYLKAADAIICRGGHNTIMQSICYSKPSIIIPTPNHTEQYANARRAKELGFAEAIHQDDVNRGMLLRLIDMLTSNPEYDDRFNKINAMGFTDGIENTLEAIAGLLL
- the ric gene encoding iron-sulfur cluster repair di-iron protein, with the protein product MKPLFSSSEKIGDIVSRFPKASEIFTEYGIDFCCGGQRPLLEAIEEKGFDESDVLGRLGDSYQDIRGQDRKDVDWRTESAPKLMDHLVNTHHVHLRTELPQLSDLLTTILRVHGASHGEVLSKVYRLFHNLKMDIDQHLIQEEEIVFPVIRDYVKNPTASQLARIVDLNGELMKVHDGAGDILKKLRRVTDQYRVPEDVCSTYETTYKKLKDLETDLFQHIHLENNVLIPPFEKQMM